Proteins from a genomic interval of Garra rufa unplaced genomic scaffold, GarRuf1.0 hap1_unplaced_004, whole genome shotgun sequence:
- the LOC141312700 gene encoding serine/threonine-protein kinase pim-1-like has product MGQRATKVRPMTVGEVYDQHLSTPPKPGTNTAVQHPPPRDETPVDAGGGGEEVGGVGVGKEGKEGEEIGGVGEGGEEKERKEEEKEERKEAGRAEEKRKSKKWWRRLRSFFRAAKKQPPKSSSGQGEVEQQQDEGEKRKVAWAGRSSDDYIFSRYTIGDQLGKGGFGVVYEGRRLDDDLKVALKYVTKTTNTECIVIPNHPNPLPKEIALTILANKGPSVPEIIRLLDWTDHPDHFVMVLECPSPCENLLEFIRRQGGSLDEETTRKIMRQVAHAANMCYLRGVLHRDVKLQNLLINRETSEVKLIDFGCGDILRRTPYWSYCGTAAYSPPEYHRMRKYYGGPATVWSLGVVMFTLLCGRLPCDYDLFLLEYKQWSKPGLSKECCHLLRALLHEKPSRRLGLGRIMSHNWFKVVS; this is encoded by the exons ATGGGACAGCGAGCTACCAAAGTAAGACCGATGACAGTTGGCGAGGTGTACGATCAACATCTTAGTACACCCCCAAAACCCGGCACCAACACCGCGGTTCAACATCCTCCTCCCCGCGATGAGACCCCTGTTGATgctggaggaggaggagaggaggTAGGAGGAGTAGGAGTAGGAAAGGAGGGAAAAGAAGGAGAGGAGATAGGAGGAGTAGGA GAAGGGGGTGAGGAGAAGGAGaggaaggaggaggagaaggaggagaggAAGGAGGCAGGGAGAGCTGAGGAGAAAAGAAAGAGTAAGAAGTGGTGGCGGAGGCTTCGCTCTTTCTTCCGAGCTGCCAAAAAACAGCCTCCAAAGAGCAGCTCAGGTCAGGGAGAGGTGGAGCAGCAGCAGGATGAGGGAGAGAAGAGGAAGGTGGCATGGGCTGGAAGAAGTAGTGATG actACATCTTCAGCCGCTACACCATTGGTGATCAGCTGGGGAAAGGTGGCTTCGGCGTGGTGTATGAAGGGAGACGTTTGGATGATGATCTTAAa GTGGCTTTGAAATATGTCACTAAGACCACAAACACAGAATGTATTGTCATT CCCAATCATCCAAACCCCCTTCCAAAAGAGATCGCCCTCACCATCCTGGCAAACAAGGGTCCCAGCGTGCCAGAGATCATCAGGCTGCTGGACTGGACGGACCACCCTGACCACTTCGTCATGGTCCTCGAATGTCCCTCTCCCTGTGAGAATCTGCTGGAGTTCATCAGGCGTCAGGGTGGAAGCCTCGACGAAGAAACAACAAGGAAGATCATGCGGCAGGTGGCTCACGCTGCAAACATGTGCTACCTCCGCGGAGTGCTCCACCGTGACGTCAAACTCCAGAACCTCCTGATAAACAGGGAGACATCTGAAGTCAAGCTGATTGACTTCGGATGTGGGGACATTCTGAGGAGGACACCGTACTGGTCATACTGTG GCACAGCAGCGTACTCCCCTCCAGAGTACCACCGCATGCGGAAGTACTACGGCGGGCCAGCGACGGTCTGGTCACTAGGGGTCGTGATGTTCACACTGCTGTGTGGACGCTTGCCTTGTGACTACGACCTCTTCCTGCTGGAGTACAAGCAGTGGTCCAAACCCGGCCTGTCAAAAG AATGCTGTCACCTCCTCAGGGCTCTCCTCCACGAGAAGCCAAGTCGGCGACTTGGCCTGGGGCGAATCATGTCCCACAACTGGTTTAAG GTCGTCTCATAA